In Humulus lupulus chromosome 7, drHumLupu1.1, whole genome shotgun sequence, the following are encoded in one genomic region:
- the LOC133790416 gene encoding probable UDP-N-acetylglucosamine--peptide N-acetylglucosaminyltransferase SEC isoform X2 yields the protein MRRQIKMSLIPSVQPFHAIAYSIDPMLALEISRKYAAHCSVIASRYSLPSFNYLAALSIKSEGGSKRLRVGDFGNHPLSHLMGSVFGMHDRENVEVFCYALCANDGSEWRLRIQSEVEHIIDVSSMSSDMIARMINEDKIQILVNLNGYTKGARNEIFAMQPAPIQISYMGFPGTTGADYIHYLVTDEMLFKEVYNQIRFFSQMLP from the exons ATGAGAAGACAGATAAAG ATGTCTCTTATTCCTAGTGTGCAACCTTTCCATGCAATAGCCTATTCAATTGATCCAATGCTTGCACTGGAGATAAG TCGTAAATATGCTGCACACTGCTCTGTCATTGCATCTCGTTATTCTCTTCCTTCGTTCAATTATCTTGCAGCCTTGTCCATAAAGAGCGAAGGTGGAAGTAAAAGGCTAAGGGTCGG TGACTTTGGTAACCATCCTCTGTCTCATCTGATGGGTTCTGTCTTTGGTATGCATGATAGAGAGAATGTTGAG GTCTTTTGCTATGCTTTATGTGCAAATGATGGATCTGAATGGAGGCTGCGTATCCAATCAGAAGTGGAACATATTATAGATGTCTCATCCATGTCATCTGATATGATTGCCAGGATGATTAACGAGGATAAAATACAGATCCTTGTCAATCTTAATGGTTATACTAAG GGGGCAAGAAATGAAATATTTGCCATGCAGCCGGCCCCTATACAGATTTCTTACATGGGATTTCCTGGAACTACAGGCGCGGACTATATACATTACCTGGTTACTGATGAG ATGCTGTTCAAAGAGGTTTACAACCAGATCAGATTTTTTTCACAGATGTTGCCATGA
- the LOC133790416 gene encoding probable UDP-N-acetylglucosamine--peptide N-acetylglucosaminyltransferase SEC isoform X1, with protein MRRQIKMSLIPSVQPFHAIAYSIDPMLALEISRKYAAHCSVIASRYSLPSFNYLAALSIKSEGGSKRLRVGDFGNHPLSHLMGSVFGMHDRENVEVFCYALCANDGSEWRLRIQSEVEHIIDVSSMSSDMIARMINEDKIQILVNLNGYTKGARNEIFAMQPAPIQISYMGFPGTTGADYIHYLVTDEFVPPSQFSHIYSEKIVHLPHCYFVNDYKQICCVN; from the exons ATGAGAAGACAGATAAAG ATGTCTCTTATTCCTAGTGTGCAACCTTTCCATGCAATAGCCTATTCAATTGATCCAATGCTTGCACTGGAGATAAG TCGTAAATATGCTGCACACTGCTCTGTCATTGCATCTCGTTATTCTCTTCCTTCGTTCAATTATCTTGCAGCCTTGTCCATAAAGAGCGAAGGTGGAAGTAAAAGGCTAAGGGTCGG TGACTTTGGTAACCATCCTCTGTCTCATCTGATGGGTTCTGTCTTTGGTATGCATGATAGAGAGAATGTTGAG GTCTTTTGCTATGCTTTATGTGCAAATGATGGATCTGAATGGAGGCTGCGTATCCAATCAGAAGTGGAACATATTATAGATGTCTCATCCATGTCATCTGATATGATTGCCAGGATGATTAACGAGGATAAAATACAGATCCTTGTCAATCTTAATGGTTATACTAAG GGGGCAAGAAATGAAATATTTGCCATGCAGCCGGCCCCTATACAGATTTCTTACATGGGATTTCCTGGAACTACAGGCGCGGACTATATACATTACCTGGTTACTGATGAG TTTGTGCCACCTTCTCAATTCAGTCATATTTATTCAGAAAAGATTGTCCATCTTCCTCATTGTTACTTTGTAAATGATTACAAGCAGATTTGTTGTGTAAATTAG